In Drosophila innubila isolate TH190305 chromosome 2R unlocalized genomic scaffold, UK_Dinn_1.0 1_C_2R, whole genome shotgun sequence, the following are encoded in one genomic region:
- the LOC117785226 gene encoding glucose-6-phosphate isomerase, with protein sequence MAGTLPALNQEPIFKKIQEYYDAHNQELIIKDLFINDPKRFNKFSLRLGTPNDGEILLDYSKNRINDDVWPMLLELAKSRRVEVARDAMFSGQHINITENRAVLHTALRNRSQEPVVLDGHDVMQDVRAELTHMKEFTNKVISGVWRGCTGKQITDVVNIGIGGSDLGPLMVTEALKPYGKGLHSHFVSNIDGTHMAEVLKKVDYETTLFIIASKTFTTQETITNATSAKAWLLEHTKDEDAVAKHFVALSTNKEKVTAFGIDSANMFGFWDWVGGRYSLWSAIGLSICLSIGFENFEQLLDGAHFMDNHFKSAPLEQNAPVILAMLGVWYSNFFNAETHALLPYDQYMHRFAAYFQQGDMESNGKFVSKSGKKVAYSTGPIVWGEPGTNGQHAFYQLIHQGTRLIPCDFIAPAQTHNPIAGGKHHKILLSNFLAQTEALMMGKSTEQARAELTKAGVCGNELENLLPHKVFVGNRPTNSIVVKKVSPFTLGALIALYEHKIFVQGIIWDINSFDQWGVELGKQLAKAIEPELDHCEEVTGHDSSTNGLINFIKANWK encoded by the exons ATGGCTGGTACGTTGCCTGCTTTAAATCAAGAACCAATCTTCAAGAAAATTCAGGAATACTATGATGCTCACAACCAGGAACTTATCATAAAGGACTTATTTATCAATGATCCAAAGCGATTTAACAAATTCAG CTTGCGCCTGGGAACGCCCAACGATGGTGAAATACTGTTGGACTACTCAAAGAATCGCATCAATGATGATGTATGGCCGATGCTCTTGGAATTGGCCAAATCTCGTCGTGTGGAGGTGGCACGTGATGCCATGTTCAGTGGCCAGCACATCAACATTACGGAGAATCGCGCTGTCCTGCATACGGCATTGCGTAATCGTAGCCAGGAGCCGGTGGTGCTTGACGGTCACGATGTGATGCAGGATGTGCGTGCTGAGCTAACGCATATGAAGGAGTTCACCAACAAGGTAATCTCTGGAGTCTGGCGCGGTTGCACTGGCAAACAAATCACCGATGTGGTCAACATTGGCATTGGTGGTTCCGATTTGGGACCACTTATGGTCACCGAAGCTCTGAAACCCTACGGCAAGGGTTTGCATTCACATTTCGTGTCAAATATCGATGGCACCCACATGGCTGAGGTTCTGAAGAAGGTCGACTATGAAACCACATTGTTCATCATTGCCTCGAAGACGTTTACAACTCAGGAAACCATCACGAATGCCACATCGGCCAAGGCATGGCTATTGGAGCATACCAAGGAT GAAGACGCAGTCGCCAAACATTTTGTGGCTTTGTCAACCAACAAGGAAAAGGTAACCGCGTTTGGTATCGACAGTGCTAACATGTTTGGCTTCTGGGATTGGGTGGGTGGACGCTATTCCTTGTGGTCGGCTATTGGTCTATCAATTTGCCTGTCGATTGGATTCGAGAACTTTGAACAGCTGCTCGATGGCGCCCATTTCATGGATAATCATTTTAAATCCGCACCATTGGAACAAAAT GCACCTGTTATTCTGGCAATGCTTGGCGTTTGGTATTCCAACTTCTTTAATGCCGAGACTCACGCTCTGCTGCCATACGATCAGTATATGCACCGATTTGCGGCATATTTCCAGCAGGGTGACATGGAAAGTAATGGCAAATTTGTGAGCAAGTCTGGCAAGAAAGTGGCCTATAGCACTGGCCCAATTGTTTGGGGTGAGCCTGGTACAAACGGCCAGCACGCTTTCTACCAGCTAATACATCAGGGCACGCGTCTAATTCCATGCGATTTCATTGCGCCTGCTCAGACGCATAATCCAATTGCCGGTGGCAAACATCATAAGATCTTGCTATCAAACTTCCTGGCTCAAACCGAAGCGTTGATGATGGGCAAGAGCACAGAGCAAGCACGCGCTGAGCTCACCAAGGCTGGTGTCTGTGGCAATGAGCTGGAGAACTTGCTGCCACATAAGGTATTTGTTGGTAACCGTCCGACAAACtcaattgttgttaaaaaaGTCTCACCTTTCACTTTGGGTGCATTGATtg CACTATACGagcacaaaatatttgtacaggGTATCATTTGGGACATTAACTCATTCGACCAATGGGGCGTTGAGTTGGGTAAACAACTGGCCAAGGCCATTGAGCCAGAACTCGACCATTGCGAGGAGGTCACCGGACATGACAGCTCGACAAATGGCCtgattaatttcataaaagcAAATTGGAAGTAA
- the LOC117785225 gene encoding WD repeat-containing protein 43, which yields MSVAKKHVLGFSSNGGKLFAVIDEQGVLRIWDTETNALKQEFTPGILVSGPCTALTWVTLGAERPKKSRKSQQTQQISTASEKLYIALGTQKGKVVLYSLATGSIERTLSGDGHNGAVTSITYDNDGHLYTVGADSRALAWSLAEERCTGEWSVGPEKPLNIAYLPKSRTLAVASRQIKIYDVDTKELVETCTGHSGEVNAIGSFTCSNNVEYVITTAKMERIISFWKMNKKGRNKASTCTLLMEDVAHSLACEVREDGDLRVASVTRNGNIHIYLLNVDSLSSEKYIKPKVSLQIASDGADTVEPIYALAAHFVHDAQRPHEILFGYGTRSLLQFERYSPNYGEKLNVIVRTDPKKLYTKKQRADQSGSAEALKMKTPVVRKKEVEYNSALPISKKKIQNDVPMEARLENLSIQATKLTDGKLQSQSKTQLLMQALHSQDKTMLKAVLGTNDKKTIQITLERLPLEYVNPLVTELSVLLQGKAANVLCALSWLQILTTTRTSVLMSDDKNDLRNKLGICLGIAEQRMLCITEALQVSGRVKLIINHMKRNSSNHLNDKNVLVVEEDPDDVNTDQVAENDWSDLEGENINTNLVLDDDEMEADDDVAADEEDLVMTQESSEDEDDNDDDDEDEDASDTDASAG from the exons ATGTCGGTGGCCAAGAAGCACGTGTTGGGATTCTCATCGAATGGTGGGAAACTGTTTGCTGTTATTGATGAACAGGGAGTATTACGAATATGGGACACCGAGACGAATGCGCTGAAGCAAGAATTCACGCCGGGCATACTGGTATCCGGCCCCTGTACGGCGCTCACGTGGGTTACGTTGGGCGCGGAGCGTCCAAAGAAGTCGCGTAAATCTCAACAGACTCAACAGATTTCCACAGCCTCCGAGAAACTTTATATAGCCTTGGGAACACAAAAGGGCAAGGTCGTCCTCTACTCATTAGCAACAGGAAGT ATTGAACGTACACTGAGTGGTGATGGCCACAATGGAGCCGTCACATCAATCACCTATGACAACGACGGACATCTGTATACTGTGGGCGCAGACAGTCGAGCACTGGCTTGGTCCCTGGCGGAGGAGCGCTGCACTGGCGAGTGGTCAGTTGGTCCAGAGAAGCCCTTGAATATTGCCTACTTGCCGAAGAGCCGCACACTGGCGGTTGCCTCGAGACAAATAAAGATCTATGATGTTGACACCAAAGAGCTGGTGGAAACATGCACTGGACACTCGGGTGAAGTCAATGCCATTGGCAGCTTTACATGCAGCAACAATGTGGAATACGTCATTACCACGGCTAAGATGGAGCGCATCATCTCCTTCTGGAAGATGAACAAAAAGGGCAGAAACAAGGCATCAACCTGCACACTTTTGATGGAGGATGTGGCCCACAGTTTGGCGTGTGAGGTGCGCGAGGACGGAGATTTGCGTGTGGCCAGTGTGACCCGTAATGGCAATATTCACATCTACCTACTGAATGTGGATAG TTTGTCTTCTGAGAAATATATTAAGCCAAAGGTTTCGCTGCAAATCGCTTCGGATGGCGCTGATACCGTTGAACCCATCTATGCACTGGCTGCCCACTTTGTCCACGATGCACAGCGGCCTCATGAAATACTCTTTGGCTATGGCACCCGTAGTTTGTTGCAGTTTGAAAGATACTCGCCAAATTATGGCGAAAAACTTAATGTAATCGTGCGCACCGATCCCAAAAAGTTGTACACTAAGAAACAGCGTGCCGATCAGAGCGGATCCGCAGAGGCACTTAAGATGAAAACCCCAGTTGTGAGGAAAAAGGAAGTGGAGTACAACAGTGCGTTGCCCAtttccaaaaagaaaatacaaaacgaTGTGCCCATGGAAGCCCGCCTAGAGAACTTATCCATCCAGGCCACCAAGCTGACCGATGGCAAGCTGCAAAGCCAAAGTAAGACTCAGCTCTTGATGCAGGCGTTGCACAGCCAGGATAAAAC taTGCTGAAAGCCGTTTTGGGAACCAATGATAAGAAAACCATACAGATAACTCTGGAACGACTACCACTGGAGTATGTTAATCCTTTGGTTACCGAACTGTCGGTGCTATTGCAAGGAAAGGCAGCCAA TGTTCTTTGTGCATTGAGCTGGCTGCAAATCTTGACTACAACACGCACGAGTGTCCTGATGTCCGATGATAAGAATGATCTTCGCAACAAGCTGGGAATCTGTCTTGGCATTGCAGAACAACGAATGCTTTGCATCACAGAGGCGCTGCA AGTCTCTGGTCgggttaaattaattataaatcatATGAAACGCAATTCGAGCAACCATTTGAACGACAAAAATGTTTTAGTCGTTGAGGAGGATCCag ATGATGTTAACACCGACCAGGTTGCCGAAAACGATTGGAGCGATCTGGAGggggaaaatataaatacaaatctgGTTTTGGATGATGATGAAATGGAGGCCGACGACGATGTGGCAGCCGATGAGGAGGATCTTGTTATGACACAAGAATCATCGgaagatgaagatgataatgatgatgatgatgaagatgaagatgcgTCGGACACAGATGCTTCCGCTGGTTAA
- the LOC117785227 gene encoding uncharacterized protein LOC117785227, which yields MMSVQEKNSTRSIDNDDPSSIDLEKDQSIFSPLQPFKVVPIPDAGYLTESIANCNKPLCDDADLECILDMVKGTLCEAIMIIQSDPRQLFCYKYPECISYVTNQKSQNLFGSPFVRSEHSMASETVRNWITIGEFDYSNMISLIRDYITQWQLSPDTKCVVLTNTTRHDVPLKGTIYFIDANFSRPTPRCPNPLAVAKVRFVITVSSILQSFYPVMVTYRFEGYRTLYYALGSRSLTSNTFQRFYIDTILHTKLSFFAEICESRHGTIANPKDIAKSKENVTLKK from the coding sequence aTGATGTCAGTGCAGGAGAAAAATTCTACTCGCTCGATTGACAATGATGATCCATCGTCAATTGACTTGGAAAAGGATCAATCGATCTTTTCACCCCTTCAGCCGTTTAAAGTGGTACCCATTCCTGATGCGGGTTATTTAACTGAATCAATTGCCAATTGTAATAAGCCATTGTGCGATGATGCCGACTTGGAATGCATTCTAGACATGGTAAAGGGAACCCTTTGCGAAGCTATAATGATTATTCAATCAGACCCCCGTCAACTATTTTGCTACAAGTATCCGGAGTGTATAAGCTACGTTACTAATCAAAAATCTCAAAATCTATTTGGCTCCCCATTTGTTAGAAGTGAACATTCAATGGCGAGCGAAACTGTCCGAAATTGGATAACGATTGGGGAATTTGATTATAGTAATATGATTTCGTTGATTCGTGATTATATAACCCAATGGCAACTATCACCGGATACGAAATGTGTCGTCCTTACTAACACAACGCGTCATGATGTTCCACTAAAAGGAACGATATACTTTATTGATGCAAACTTTTCCCGTCCCACGCCACGTTGTCCTAATCCCTTGGCCGTTGCCAAAGTTCGGTTCGTCATCACGGTTTCAAGCATATTGCAATCGTTTTATCCAGTGATGGTCACGTACCGGTTCGAAGGATATCGCACACTGTATTATGCACTGGGATCCCGTTCCTTGACCTCAAATACATTCCAAAGGTTCTACATTGATACAATACTGCACACAAAACTGAGTTTCTTTGCTGAAATTTGCGAATCTCGTCATGGTACGATTGCCAATCCAAAAGATATCGCCAAGTCAAAGGAAAACGTTACGCTCAAGAAATAA
- the LOC117782922 gene encoding T-complex protein 1 subunit theta has product MALSVPKAPGMAQMLKDGARMYSGLEEAVYRNISACKEFAQTMRSAYGPNGMNKMIINHIEKQFVTSDAGTIMRELDVEHPAAKLIVMASQMQDAEVGDGTNFVVIFAGALLESAEELLRLGITTSEIADGYEKALSKALEILPKLVCHKVEDYRDVNKVKEVLRTAIMSKQYGQEDFLNDLVSKACVSILPDEGTFNVDNIRICKILGSGLAKSEVVRGMVFKRFVEGDVTHAEKAKVVIFSCPVDIIQTETKGTVLIKSADELMNFSSGEESLLEAQIKAIADTGVKVVVSGGKVGDMALHYLNKYGLMAVRLNSKFDLRRLSRSVNATVLPRITTPSQEELGYCDKVCIEELGDTAIVAFRNEGKDSRIATIVIRGATDNFMDDIERAVDDGVNNFKCLTRDGRYLPGAGAVEIELATQLSAYADTLPGLEQYAVRKFANALEVFPKALAENTGANATDIVNQMYLAHNSDKGKNIGYDIEAEKASTIDVTEAKIYDLYQAKFWGLKYAVGVAATILKVDQIIMAKRAGGPKPRQAAGSDDES; this is encoded by the exons ATGGCTTTATCTGTACCAAAAGCACCAGGAATGGCGCAGATGTTGAAGGATGGCGCCCGT ATGTATAGTGGCCTGGAGGAGGCAGTGTATCGCAATATCAGCGCCTGCAAGGAGTTTGCACAGACAATGCGTTCGGCCTACGGTCCAAATGGCATGAACAAGATGATTATTAATCACATTGAGAAGCAGTTTGTGACTAGCGATGCTGGCACCATAATGCGGGAGCTGGATGTGGAGCATCCGGCTGCCAAGCTCATTGTCATGGCCAGTCAAATGCAGGACGCCGAGGTCGGTGATGGCACCAATTTCGTGGTTATCTTTGCCGGTGCTCTGCTCGAGTCGGCCGAGGAGCTGCTCCGCTTGGGCATCACAACGTCAGAGATCGCCGATGGCTATGAGAAGGCCCTGTCTAAGGCTCTGGAGATTCTGCCCAAGCTGGTGTGCCACAAGGTCGAGGATTATCGCGATGTCAATAAGGTTAAGGAAGTCCTGCGCACAGCCATCATGTCCAAGCAGTACGGTCAGGAGGATTTCCTAAACGATCTGGTGAGCAAGGCCTGCGTCTCCATATTACCGGATGAGGGTACCTTCAACGTGGATAACATTCGCATCTGCAAGATTTTGGGCAGTGGCTTGGCCAAATCCGAGGTCGTCCGCGGCATGGTTTTCAAGCGCTTCGTCGAAGGCGATGTCACACACGCCGAAAAGGCAAAGGTTGTCATCTTCTCATGCCCGGTCGACATCATCCAGACGGAAACTAAGGGCACCGTACTGATCAAGTCCGCGGACGAGCTGATGAACTTCTCCTCCGGCGAAGAGAGCCTGTTGGAGGCCCAAATCAAAGCCATTGCTGATACCGGCGTGAAAGTTGTAGTTTCTGGTGGCAAAGTGGGTGACATGGCCCTGCATTACTTGAACAAATATGGCTTGATGGCCGTCCGTTTGAACTCCAAGTTCGATTTGCGCCGTTTGAGTCGCTCCGTGAACGCCACAGTGTTGCCCCGCATCACAACGCCCAGCCAGGAGGAGTTGGGTTACTGTGACAAGGTCTGCATTGAGGAGCTGGGTGATACCGCAATTGTGGCCTTCAG AAACGAAGGCAAGGATTCACGGATTGCAACCATTGTTATCCGTGGCGCCACAGACAATTTCATGGATGACATTGAACGTGCCGTGGACGATGGCGTCAACAACTTCAAATGTCTGACTCGTGACGGTCGCTATTTGCCAGGAGCGGGAGCTGTTGAGATCGAATTGGCTACACAGCTGTCGGCGTATGCTGACACCTTGCCCGGATTGGAGCAATATGCAGTGCGCAAGTTCGCCAATGCTCTTGAAGTGTTTCCTAAGGCCTTGGCCGAAAACACTGGCGCCAATGCCACCGATATTGTCAATCAAATGTATCTGGCCCACAACTCCGACAAGGGCAAGAATATTGGCTATGACATTGAAGCGGAGAAGGCATCGACAATCGATGTAACTGAAGCGAAAATCTATGATCTATATCAAGCTAAATTCTGGGGTCTCAAATATGCTGTCGGTGTAGCTGCAACCATATTGAAGGTGGATCAAATCATCATGGCTAAGCGTGCCGGCGGACCAAAGCCACGACAGGCAGCTGGCAGTGATGATGAGAGTTAA
- the LOC117782923 gene encoding guanine nucleotide-binding protein subunit gamma-1, protein MDVMSSSLQQQRIVVEQLRREAAIDRQTVSESSAKMMKYITEHEQEDYLWTGFTSQKVNPFREKSSCTAL, encoded by the coding sequence ATGGACGTAATGTCATCATCCCTACAACAGCAGCGCATCGTCGTTGAGCAGCTGCGTCGCGAGGCGGCCATCGATCGCCAGACGGTGTCGGAATCGTCCGCCAAAATGATGAAATATATAACGGAGCACGAGCAGGAGGATTACCTATGGACTGGCTTCACCAGTCAAAAGGTAAATCCCTTCCGCGAGAAATCTTCGTGCACTGCTCTCTAA